CGAAAACGAAGACTTTCGAGAACAAATATTGGACCGGGAATAAAAAGGGGTAAAGTAAAGTCTAAGCGCATATGGCACGAAAAGGAAATCCGATTTCGGTAAGACTTGATCTTAATCGTAGTTCAGATTCAAGTTGGTTTAGTGATTATTATTATGGTAAATTAGTGTATCAAGATGTCAATCTGAGGTCTTATTTCGGTTCCATACGTCCACCTACGAGACTTACTTTTGGCTTTCGTCTCGGTACGTGTATTATTCTACATTTTCCCAAAAGAACATTCATTCATTTCTTTCTTCCCCGTCGACCACGACGACTGAAACGACGCGAAAAATCCAGACCCGGAAAGGAGAAGGGCCGGTGGTGGGCATTTGGGAAAGTCGGGCCGATCGGGTGTCTTCATTCAAGCGGCGATACAGAAGAAGAACGAAACGAAGTGAGAGGCCGGGGGTCCGGGAAAAGAGTCGAGTCGATCAGGCTCGACGACCGGGAGAAGCAAAACGAAATTAGGATTTGGCCGAAAAAGAAGCAACGCTATGGATACCATGACCGATCACCATCGATAAAGAAGAATCTTTCTAAATCACTTCGGGTCAGCAGGGCCTTCAAGCATCCGAAATACGCCGGGGTTGTAAATGGCATAGCGTTCCTGATAGAAAATGACGACCCCTTCAGAAAAACTAAGTTATTCAAGTTCTTTTTGCCAAAGAAGTCCCGCTCCGACGGCTCGACGAGTCATCTACTTAAAAGGACCCTCCCTGCAGTGCGCCCCTCCTTCAATTATTCGGTCATGCAATACTTATTGAATACAAAGAACCAAATGCATTTCGACCCCGTCGTAGTTCTCAATCATTTCGTGGCACCGGGCGTGGCTGAACCATCTACGATGGGAGGAGCGAATGCACAGGGAAGAAGCTTAGATAAGAGAATACGTTCTCGCATCGCTTTGTTTGTAGAAAGCTCGACCAGCGATAAAAAGTGTTTGGCCGAAGCCAAAAAGAGGTTGACCCGCTTCATTCGCCAAGCGAATGATCTTCGCTTCGCGGGAACAACAAAAACCACCATCCCGCTCTTTCCTTTTTTCGGTGCTACCTTTTTCTTTCCAAGGGATGGGGTTGGGATGTATAATAACCTTTTTTTTGAGGATGCCCGGGAACAACTCCTAGGTCAATTAAGGATCAAATGTTGGAACCTCATGGGTAAGGATAAGGTAATGGAATTGATAGAGAAATTCATAGACCTAGATAGGATAGGAGAATTGATAAGGGGAATAGAGATGATGATAGAGATCATACTGAGAAACAGACAAATTCCGTGCGGGTACAACTCTTATTTGAACGAAGTGAAAAAAATGCGATCTTTGTTGTCTAATAGAACAAACACTAATACCTTAATTGAGTCGGTCAAGATCAAATCTGTTTATCAAAGTGCTTCTCCGATTGCTCAAGACATCTCTTTTCAACTGAGAAACAAAACAAGATCATTTCGTTCCATTTTTAGTAAAATAGTGAAGGATATTCCATTAGTAATGAAAAAAGGGGTTGAGGGGATCCGTATATGTTGTTCAGGTCGATCAAAAGGCGCAGAAATAGCTAGAACTGAATGCGGAAAGTATGGAAAAACATCTCGTAATGTATTTAACCAGAAAATAGATTATGCTCCTGCGAAAGTATCTACTCGTTACGGAATCTTAGGTGTCAAAGTGTGGATTTCATATAGTAAGAAAAAGTCCATATGATTATGATTTTTATAAAAACTTGTATTTCACTTTAAGTCCGGTTGAATATGAATATGGGGCAACGCCCATGGTCCACACAGTAATAAATGTTTCAACTATGTATTTGTATTTAAGCTTAACCCTCGTTATTGGCGTTGGCGCTTTTTCTTTACATAAAAAAAGGGAAATAGAGCTTTTGCCTGCCAGGCCACCTCTCTCTTTTTTTACTTTTACTTTGAATATGATTTTTATTTTGTTGTGCTTAAACGGCACCGTAGCCGCCTGCGACGGTAGAATTTCTTCTCCGGCTCCGGCGGTAGGTTTACATCCGGAGGTTCCCGCCGACACCGGTGTTCCCCAAGGGGCACCAGTGCAGATTGATGAAATCCCGCCGGAAGTTCCGCAGCTATACCGGCCTTTAATGGGCGATGCTTTTCGGACGAGAGAACTTCATCTACGGTTAGGGTTGTATTTCATGGGTCGAAACACTTGGCGGGATAACTGCGTATTGTTGGGGATCCTGGAAAAGCAGGTGCTGGTAGAAAAAAAGATAGAAGCAGCATTGGTGCACGATGGATATAACCCGATTAGTGTTGTAATAAAGAGACACGAAATCCGGACAATCCTCTTTAACCACCCGACTAGGGCGAGCGTGCTTTCTGAACGTACCTTAGATAGTTTTTTGGACCAAATCGCAAGAAATGGCACTCGGCAGAGCATTCCGGGTGGTGAGAGCAATTCATAATTTTGATCTCTGGCTGTGACTCCTTCTTTCTCCCATGCTTTCCGTTGGTCAACAACCAACCACAGCTCTCTATAGTTCTTCACTACTCGTACAGGAAGGTAAGAACTACTTTTTTTCTGGAGGGAATCATTTTTTTTCAATCAAGAATGCCTCAACTGGATAAATTCACTTATTTCACACAATTCTTCTGGTCATGCCTTTTCCTCTTTACTTTCTATATTCCCATATGCAATGATGGAGATGGAGTACTTGGGATCAGCAGAATTCTAAAACTACGGAACCAACTGGTTTCACACCGGGGGAACAACATCCGGAGCAACGACCCCAACAGTTTGGAAGATATCTTGAGAAAAGGTTTTAGCACCGGTGTATCCTATATGTACTCTAGTTTATTCGAAGTATCCCAATGGTGTAACGCCGTCGACTTATTGGGAAAAAGGAGGAAAATCACTTTGATCTCTTGTTTCGGAGAAATAAGTGGCTCGCGAGGAATGGAAAGAAACATATTAGATTTGATCTCGAAGTCCTCATATAGCACTTCTTCCAATCCTGGATGGGTGATCACTTGTAGGAATGACATAATGCTAATCCATGTTCCACACGGCCAAGGAAGCATCATTTTTTAATCTCACTATGACTTGGTCGTTAGGAAGAGATTCTTTCTCGATCAGAATAGTGGAATGGAAGGCACTACAAGAAAGATATACCCCTTTTCAAATCGCCCCGCGAAGACGGACGTTCAGAAAGGTTATTGAGATTATCAATCTTTTTAGTGGGGAGGAATAGTGCGGGAAGGGAGCGAGACCAAGCCGAGCCACTAGGAGAGTAAGCCCTTCCCACGTGTCAAAATGAATGCAGCCTCAACCAGAGAGATCAACCTGCGCCTTTGATTTAAGGACGCCGGCGGCGCGGAACGCACTAATCCGCGACCAGCAAGTTTTCCGAAACCGAACTGAATAGAATTGTGACTTTCCAAAAATGCTTGCTGAAAATCAAAGAAAGAAGGTCCATTTTTCCACGTAGTTCGTCGGTCAAACCAACGATTCTCTTCTCAAAGTAATAGAGAGATCTTTTTCTAGTTAGACTTCTATCAATGCAATGAAAGAACCATCCCTTCCTATTTGTTTGTCCTGTCAGATAGAAAAAAATAAATTTTAAGCCCTTCTTTACCACTTTAGGGGGTGGGGGTGAAGGGGGGGTTTACATACAACCGAGGCAAAGTGGTTTATGATTGAATCTCAGAGGCATTCTTATCATTTGGTAGATCCAAGTCCATGGCCTATTTCGGGTTCACTCGGAGCTTTGGCAACCACCGTAGGAGGTGTGATGTACATGCACCCATTTCAAGGGGGTGCAACACTTCTCAGTTTGGGCCTCATATTTATCCTATATACCATGTTCGTATGGTGGCGCGATGTTCTACGTGAATCCACGTTGGAAGGACATCATACCAAAGTTGTACAATTAGGACTTCGATATGGTTTTATTCCGTTCATCGTATCGGAGGTTATGTTCCTTTTTGCTTTTTTTCGGGCTTCTTCTCATTCTTCTTTGGCACCTACGGTAGAGATCGGAGGTATTTGGCCCCCAAAAGGGATTGGGGTTTTAGATCCTCGGGAAATCCCTTTTCTTAATACCCCTATTCTCCTTTCATCCGGAGCTGCCGTAACTTGGGCTCATCATGCTATACTCGCGGGGAAGGAAAAACGAGCAGTTTACGCTTTAGTAGCTACCGTTTCACTGGCTCTAGTATTCACTGGCTTTCAAGGAATGGAATATTATCAAGCACCCTTCACTATTTCGGACAGTATTTATGGTTCTACCTTTTTCTTAGCAACTGGCTTTCATGGTTTTCATGTGATTATAGGTACTCTTTTCTTGATCATATGTGGTATTCGCCAATATCTTGGTCATCTGACCAAGGAGCATCACGTTGGCTTTGAAGCAGCTGCATGGTACTGGCATTTTGTAGACGTGGTTCGGTTATTCCCATTTGTCTCTATCTATTGGTGGGGAGGTATATGAAGGAACGAAACAGTGGATTGAGGAATGAAAGCTCGAAGACAAAGAGAATCGGGCTTTTCCAAAGAATTACAGCAGCTTTCCCACTCCCTTTGATTTTCATATACAAAAAAGTATCTTCCACTTTCCTACCAAATATCTCTTTATTCTGGCACATAAATGAAGGGATCGAAGAGATTATGGCAGATCATGTTCACCAAGAAATGACCCGAAATTTGATCTTGGTCCATTTGAGATTGTTCCTTTTAATCGTAATCAAAGATGTTTTCTTGTCTCTCGTTTCTTCTCTAAACAAATTGAAGAACCTAATGGATCGAATGAATGGAAGAAGCTAATGTGCTACGTAGCTGAGGTTTACTTTATAGTAGGCCCCAACTCAATGATTGCCCAAGAATTAGACCAGAAGCGGTTTTATTTACTTTTTCTTTGAATAGGACACCCACCATTTACGAGTCCAAAGATTAATTGACAAGCGGGAGGAAACATTTCACTGCTAGCTACTAAGAACCTAACAGAACTCTTTTTTGAGATAGTAAAGAAAAAGAAGCCAGAAGGTTATGAAATAAAGGTTTCAACGATTGCCCTTATTAACAAGAGCAGCCATAGATAGAGTAGTATATCCGAACAAATCGAAGAACCTAATGGATCAAACTCATCCTTGGCTGCTACGAAACATATCGGCCTTGCGTTGCGGAAGGAACGTTATGCTCTGTTTTGAGTTGGAGCCAAGAGGTGGAAGAACGGTTTCTGGTGGAAGCAGCTCTGAGAATTGGAGAAAAAGAGAGATACCTACAGGGTCGGCTGGCCTTACTCTGTCTAGAGGAAGCGTTGGTAGGGATTTGGAGGACCCATCAAGGTTGGTCCCCTCCACCTGTTCAGCATCCATATCATTTGTATTTCTTTTATTGTCACAAGGCAACGCAACATCTTCATCGATCTGCATTCCTTCATGTTGCCTTTTTCTAGGCTTGGAAATCATGGTGTCTTGGCCATTTTGGTTGCATTGTTTCCCATTGATGTTGTTCTGGATTTCCGACTCCCTTTCCCTCTTCCTTTGCCTTTGTTTGTTCCACTGACAAAGACAGGAACTATAGTAGATAGCTCGTGCTTCTCCATTGGCACTTTCTTTGACTGTTTGCCACTAACTAGGTTGCTGTCTTCTTCAAGATGGATTCTGTATTGGCATAACAGGCTGCTTTGCTAGACTTGTCTAAAGTGGAATTCTTTCAGAACCTAGCCTAAAAAAGAGAGCCATTTTTCGAGAGTTGTGACAGGTGATAAGAAGCATCAATGAGATGACTTGAACTGACCTTCTGTTGAAACCAAAATTGCCATAGATCGCGATTCTTCGGCTGATCCTCCTGTGTATGAGGGAGCAGTAGATCGTCGATTGTTTCATGTCACCCAGGAGTAGGTTTTCAACTCTTCCACTGGTGGATCGAACCGTCAGTCTTAATGGTCCAAGGTCAGCTCTCGTCACCTTGACTTATGGCCCTGCACCTGACAAAAGATTGCCTCAGTTCGGATAGTCATGGGAGTAGTGGCGTCTCAAGTGGACCATCACGACCACACTTATCGTTTAGTTGACCTGTGCCTTAAAGGACCCATGCCAGCCAAGAGGGGCAAGTGTGAGATTATGTACCTGGTCGTTTCTTGGACCGTGCCTCCCTTACTGTAGTTGCTTGTAGTTTGATTTTCTTCCCAATCTCATAGGGTACAGGTTCAAACCCACCCCCCTTATAGTGGCTAGGAAAACCCCCGAGATTCTATGGGAAATTGGAAACGTTTCTTAACTGCACCTGCCGACATTGGGATAGGACTGGTTCGTAAGCTTGTTTTATTTTAATTAGTTTCTTTATATATGAACCCAGTGTAAAGTAAGTAGAGCACTCAATGGGCTAGGGTGGCCTCATTTCGCCTTACTGCGTAGTCCGCTTTTATTTTTTGAACTAGAAGCAACCGAAACAGGGAATTTCTTGTAATCGCCGCCAAGAAGGAGCTGGCGAGTGAAATCAACTGACTTCTCCCTTTAGAAGTACGCTTTCCTTCCTGTGTTGGTTCTTCCATATATGACCTCACTTGCCCATTCTTGCCTCAAGGTCTTTGGGAGTACATTGAAGTAGGGGCGGAATTCAGTTATATGTGCCTTTCTTCTTCCCATGAATCACTTCACTCTAAAGAATCTGCGGACCCGACGGTTCCCGACTTTATCCGGTCGTACCCCTGTACGCTCTCCTCCGTTAGAATCCATGCCTTCTCTGGATGGAACTCGTAAACCTACAAACTTTGTTTCGTATCCGGGTTTATTCACTTTTTAGATTATGGCTTGTAATCCTGGAGCCTTTCCCTTTACAACCGAGCTTGCCTAAGGACGGCGTAGAAGAGAAAAAGTCTAGGATTGAGATCTGAGCAGGAATTATTCCCGGGTGAGTGGCTACGTTTTAGGGTGGTAATTGGTTGCTTGGTCGAGGAGCTGCCCTTGGCAAGGAAGGAAAGGTGTTCCATAGCATCTGGGGCCGAGGCTCTGTTCTGGTTACCATAGTGAAGCACCTTTATTTTCAGGGCTTACTTCGGAGAGTACCGCTGCTATTCTTTGAGTATAATCCTGGCATCTTTCCTAATGAGTTCACCTTTTTTTTTATTTCTATTTAATTGATTTCAATAGTTCCCGTCCCGCTCCAGTCAATAGCTAGGTGGAAAGTTAAGAAAGATCTCGACCAGTAGTGCCCCAACATTAAGAGTACATAGTGGCTCGTTGGGGTCGGTAAACGAGTTGGAGTAGAAACCGACCTCTGAACTATTGAGTGGAGTAAGCACACCAGCAGGGGAGAAAATCTTTTTTATAATGTTGTAATTTTTATGTAGGAACTGCTTTATGATTGTTATTGATGGTTATGGTTGTTATTTAGCTTCTTTAGCAACTATATGGACTGCTTTAGCTACTAAGGGTCTTATTTATGGTTGTTATTGAATGATATAGCTACATTCACTACGTTCATTTAACCATAAGGAGCTCTCAATGTTGTTATTTATGGCTTTAAGGTAAGAAATAAGGTTAAGGTTTAGGGCTTTCTTTAATCCATATCGCTACGCTAATCTTAATCCCTCCTTTAAGAAAGAAACTACCCTTAGGAACCTCCTTTCCCTATGGTCGAGGATATTTAAACCTATGGTTAAGCAGTTGAACTCCTTAACAGTTTCGCTTTAACTACTTCCTTAACTTACAGGTAGTTCTTTAAGGTTTAGAATCCTAGGTCTCCATGAAGGACTTGGCCTTTTCTTTCTGTAGGGACTACCTTCTTCTATTGTTCTATAGTAAGCATCCTCTTGCTTTTGTCTGTTTAAATCCTCGGGTTGCTCCATGTAAATTTCCTCTTCAAGATCACCATGAAGGAATGCAGTTTTCACATCAAGCTGCTCAACCTCTAAATTCATCGTTGCAACCAAACCAAGAACTGCTCTAATGGAAGTCATCTTCACCACCGGTGAGAAAATATCTTCAAAGTCAATGCCTTGTTTCTGATTGAAGCCCTTCACAACCAATCTTGCCTTGGTTGTGAACTATTCTCTTCACTTTTCAGCTTGTACACCCACTTGTTCTTGAGTGCCCCTCTTCCTTTGGGTAGTTTTACTAACTCATAGGTGTGGTTCTCATGCAAGGACTTCATCTTTCTTCTTTCAAATTCTTCTCTTCTTGCTTATCACCGACTTTCCGAGCGTAGTCTGTAGTAGGGAGGGCCATTCTCGCAGGAGTTAGAGTAGGAACATGACAAACCATTATAATAATGCATTCTCGCAGGAAGTAGCATATTCATGTTGCCTGCTTTCGTTCCTTTCGTCTCGAAGGCCGGTTCAGTAAGAGTTCAAATCCTTCTAACTGGCTAGTGCATTAAGGTGGCACGTCTTACTCCGGGCCAGCAGTAAACGAAGTGTTAAAGTAGAGAGAGCTAGCGTTCCGTACTCAGCCGACCAAGCAAAACTCCAGCTAAGCTAATAGCTCTAATTGTGGGGATATCTAAAAAATATGCTCTTGTTTGTGGCCCTCCTTCTCTTCAGGGTAGCTATATTAGTCGCAATAGTCCTTATTAGTAAACTACGGCCTCGTTGTTAATTGACTCCCTGCTTCAATTAAAGCTCGCCCCTACCCTCTAAAGCTCTTCGCTCCGCGCGTTCAAATGCTACCCACGTTCAGTTCAAGCCTAGCCTCGCTCCTCTCCTGACAGTCGAGTGGCTTACGCTCCTAGTCCGACTAACATTGGGCTAGCTGAACCTCTTTCCAAGGCTGGATTGGATTCCCTTTGGGGTTGGGATAAGTTGAACTGTTTACTTCTACTACTCCGAAATCTTTTAATTCTTTATGGCAGTAGCTAGTTTAGTGGCATCTATCTTGCTCAGTTGTTTTCCTTTGGTCTGTTGATATTATCTTTCTTTTCTCACCCTCGGAAAACCGAACCAAAGCCAAAGCAAAGCTTCCCATGGTCGCCTTCGCTTCCTTGTACTTGTACTAAGATATGGTAAAATGAACACTAAGCCAATTCCGATGAAAGTAGTAGAAAAAAAGCAGCTTTCCCTGCTAAACTCTTCTCGGAGATTGCTTGACTACTAAACAATCGAGAAAATCTCTTCCCACGGAGCAACTCTTACTTAAATCAATTCCATCATGCCCTTGAATCAAGATTTCCTTACCCCGGAAAAGGCTACAGAGCCATCTAGCTGCCATCAAATAAAGCTTCCCCGGCCCGAGCATTGAAATTCAATGATTATATTCTTGCTTCTTCTTTTTTATTGT
This portion of the Malus sylvestris mitochondrion, complete genome genome encodes:
- the rps3 gene encoding ribosomal protein S3, whose amino-acid sequence is MARKGNPISVRLDLNRSSDSSWFSDYYYGKLVYQDVNLRSYFGSIRPPTRLTFGFRLGTCIILHFPKRTFIHFFLPRRPRRLKRREKSRPGKEKGRWWAFGKVGPIGCLHSSGDTEEERNEVRGRGSGKRVESIRLDDREKQNEIRIWPKKKQRYGYHDRSPSIKKNLSKSLRVSRAFKHPKYAGVVNGIAFLIENDDPFRKTKLFKFFLPKKSRSDGSTSHLLKRTLPAVRPSFNYSVMQYLLNTKNQMHFDPVVVLNHFVAPGVAEPSTMGGANAQGRSLDKRIRSRIALFVESSTSDKKCLAEAKKRLTRFIRQANDLRFAGTTKTTIPLFPFFGATFFFPRDGVGMYNNLFFEDAREQLLGQLRIKCWNLMGKDKVMELIEKFIDLDRIGELIRGIEMMIEIILRNRQIPCGYNSYLNEVKKMRSLLSNRTNTNTLIESVKIKSVYQSASPIAQDISFQLRNKTRSFRSIFSKIVKDIPLVMKKGVEGIRICCSGRSKGAEIARTECGKYGKTSRNVFNQKIDYAPAKVSTRYGILGVKVWISYSKKKSI
- the atp8 gene encoding ATP synthase F0 subunit 8 translates to MPQLDKFTYFTQFFWSCLFLFTFYIPICNDGDGVLGISRILKLRNQLVSHRGNNIRSNDPNSLEDILRKGFSTGVSYMYSSLFEVSQWCNAVDLLGKRRKITLISCFGEISGSRGMERNILDLISKSSYSTSSNPGWVITCRNDIMLIHVPHGQGSIIF
- the cox3 gene encoding cytochrome c oxidase subunit III, which encodes MIESQRHSYHLVDPSPWPISGSLGALATTVGGVMYMHPFQGGATLLSLGLIFILYTMFVWWRDVLRESTLEGHHTKVVQLGLRYGFIPFIVSEVMFLFAFFRASSHSSLAPTVEIGGIWPPKGIGVLDPREIPFLNTPILLSSGAAVTWAHHAILAGKEKRAVYALVATVSLALVFTGFQGMEYYQAPFTISDSIYGSTFFLATGFHGFHVIIGTLFLIICGIRQYLGHLTKEHHVGFEAAAWYWHFVDVVRLFPFVSIYWWGGI
- the sdh4 gene encoding succinate dehydrogenase subunit 4 encodes the protein MVLAFCRRGSVIPICLYLLVGRYMKERNSGLRNESSKTKRIGLFQRITAAFPLPLIFIYKKVSSTFLPNISLFWHINEGIEEIMADHVHQEMTRNLILVHLRLFLLIVIKDVFLSLVSSLNKLKNLMDRMNGRS